One genomic window of Lepeophtheirus salmonis chromosome 5, UVic_Lsal_1.4, whole genome shotgun sequence includes the following:
- the LOC121117271 gene encoding uncharacterized protein isoform X2, producing MTMGNGKEDESDQIISRVAQQTQFGKCLICHGDIEECRNLTRDVMPSSGNPIYSALGMILTEVGVLSIRSDMVVCLPCFRDLDWIEVKEEELRVRKAKINERFQQSAVLRGGESIFITEEEGERVLRETPGALESVLEGPIIREIKSEIFDADMSEDEVPGSVLVDEEGDEEYVPPTITVVKTSAAAIAAKKKVPSKSRITLTSGDGQIIKTTKILNGFGQQPLSSPEKLANNPKTDDLSCQLCNITFDQKKQKIDHMRKAHRPPSYPCVRCEVDFTVKKELDDHLEYTDCGLQFKCFLCSYICRKTEELIIHQRESHSPQQIEEGPSINDQFIQHDPSEYKCDQCNRTFGSKQARGIHKNRCHSNEKPYPCTLCPKTFSRKMGLIDHQRIHTGERPFQCEMCGATFKQKSNLASHVDGTHLNVKRHRCKICGAMFKRRRLLDYHTKAKHTGEKPHKCDHCDASFVYPDHFKAHLRIHSGDKPYGCEICHRRFASRDNRNTHRFTHSTKKQYECSVCGLGFMRKPHLLTHMKSAGHMLDDGNAEIIINTPKLPAHLIPNQIDTESTTSIVNPGQIVGVVEQGTDDIAVVEEDSVGAESVYYMMDVLDGNESKVQSAIISISNAGDPLVSSMASSNEAVATAVKSVDQQ from the exons ATGACGATGGGGAATGGGAAGGAGGATGAGAGTGACCAGATAATAAGTAGAGTAGCACAGCAAACTCAGTTCGGGAAATGTCTCATCTGTCATGGAGACATCGAGGAGTGTCGGAACCTGACAAGGGACGTGATGCCGTCCTCTGGGAATCCAATCTACTCCGCCCTGGGTATGATATTGACGGAGGTGGGCGTTCTGTCCATTCGGTCTGACATGGTGGTGTGTCTTCCTTGCTTTCGAGATCTGGACTGGATTGAGGTCAAAGAAGAGGAACTCCGTGTTCGGAAGGCCAAGATCAATGAGCGTTTTCAGCAGAGCGCCGTCCTCCGCGGAGGGGAATCCATATTCATCACGGAAGAAGAGGGAGAGCGCGTGCTTCGAGAAACTCCTGGAGCTCTG GAATCTGTTCTGGAAGGACCCATCATTCGAGAAATCAAATCAGAGATCTTCGATGCGGATATGTCCGAGGACGAAGTTCCTGGGTCTGTTCTCGTGGATGAAGAAGGGGATGAGGAGTACGTTCCTCCCACGATCACTGTGGTCAAAACCTCCGCTGCCGCCATCGCTGCTAAGAAAAAAGTTCCATCCAAAAGTAGAATCACTTTGACGAGTGGGGACGGACAAATTATTAAGACTACTAAAATACTCAACGGTTTTGGTCAACAGCCTCTAAGTTCTCCGGAAAAGTTGGCGAATAATCCCAAAACGGATGACTTATCTTGTCAACTGTGCAACATCACTTTTGATCAGAAAAA GCAGAAAATCGATCACATGAGGAAGGCCCATCGCCCTCCATCTTATCCATGTGTTAGATGTGAGGTTGACTTTACTGTCAAGAAAGAATTGGATGATCATTTAGAATATACCGATTGTGGATTACAATTTAAATGTTTCCTATGCTCATATATCTGTCGAAAAACAGAAGAACTTATAATACATCAGAGAGAATCTCACTCACCGCAACAAATTGAGGAGGGTCCTTCCATAAATGATCAATTTATTCAGCAC GATCCATCTGAATATAAATGTGATCAATGTAATAGAACTTTTGGATCCAAACAAGCTAGAGGAATCCACAAAAATCGTTGTCATAGCAACGAAAAGCCCTATCCTTGTACTCTATGTCCTAAAACCTTTTCAAGAAAGATGGGTTTAATTGATCATCAAAGGATACACACAGGAGAACGTCCTTTCCAATGTGAAATGTGTGGCGccacttttaaacaaaaatcgaATTTAGCTTCACATGTTGATGGAACGCATTTAAATGTTAAACGGCACAGATGTAAAATATGTGGAGCTATGTTTAAGAGAAGAAGACTTCTTGACTATCATACTAAAGCAAAACATACGGGTGAAAAGCCACACAAGTGTGATCATTGCGACGCAA GTTTTGTCTATCCAGATCATTTTAAGGCTCATCTGAGAATTCATAGTGGAGATAAACCCTATGGATGTGAAATTTGCCATAGACGATTTGCTAGTCGGGATAATCGCAATACCCACAGGTTTACGCATTCTACCAAGAAGCAGTATGAATGTTCTGTTTGTGGTTTAGGATTTATGCGTAAACCACATCTTCTTACTCATATGAAGTCTGCTGGGCATATGCTAGATGATGGCAATGCAGAAATTATCATCAATACTCCTAAATTACCTGCACATCTGATTCCAAATCAAATTGATACTGAATCTACTACTAGCATTGTTAATCCTGGTCAGATTGTTGGT gtGGTGGAGCAGGGCACTGATGATATTGCTGTTGTCGAAGAAGACAGTGTTGGAGCGGAGtctgtatattatatgatgGACGTTTTAGATGGAAATG aatctAAAGTTCAAAGTGCCATCATAAGTATTTCGAACGCTGGAGATCCACTTGTATCTTCGATGGCTTCTTCTAACGAGGCTGTAGCAACGGCTGTTAAATCTGTAGATCAGCAATGA
- the LOC121117271 gene encoding uncharacterized protein isoform X1: MTMGNGKEDESDQIISRVAQQTQFGKCLICHGDIEECRNLTRDVMPSSGNPIYSALGMILTEVGVLSIRSDMVVCLPCFRDLDWIEVKEEELRVRKAKINERFQQSAVLRGGESIFITEEEGERVLRETPGALQESVLEGPIIREIKSEIFDADMSEDEVPGSVLVDEEGDEEYVPPTITVVKTSAAAIAAKKKVPSKSRITLTSGDGQIIKTTKILNGFGQQPLSSPEKLANNPKTDDLSCQLCNITFDQKKQKIDHMRKAHRPPSYPCVRCEVDFTVKKELDDHLEYTDCGLQFKCFLCSYICRKTEELIIHQRESHSPQQIEEGPSINDQFIQHDPSEYKCDQCNRTFGSKQARGIHKNRCHSNEKPYPCTLCPKTFSRKMGLIDHQRIHTGERPFQCEMCGATFKQKSNLASHVDGTHLNVKRHRCKICGAMFKRRRLLDYHTKAKHTGEKPHKCDHCDASFVYPDHFKAHLRIHSGDKPYGCEICHRRFASRDNRNTHRFTHSTKKQYECSVCGLGFMRKPHLLTHMKSAGHMLDDGNAEIIINTPKLPAHLIPNQIDTESTTSIVNPGQIVGVVEQGTDDIAVVEEDSVGAESVYYMMDVLDGNESKVQSAIISISNAGDPLVSSMASSNEAVATAVKSVDQQ; this comes from the exons ATGACGATGGGGAATGGGAAGGAGGATGAGAGTGACCAGATAATAAGTAGAGTAGCACAGCAAACTCAGTTCGGGAAATGTCTCATCTGTCATGGAGACATCGAGGAGTGTCGGAACCTGACAAGGGACGTGATGCCGTCCTCTGGGAATCCAATCTACTCCGCCCTGGGTATGATATTGACGGAGGTGGGCGTTCTGTCCATTCGGTCTGACATGGTGGTGTGTCTTCCTTGCTTTCGAGATCTGGACTGGATTGAGGTCAAAGAAGAGGAACTCCGTGTTCGGAAGGCCAAGATCAATGAGCGTTTTCAGCAGAGCGCCGTCCTCCGCGGAGGGGAATCCATATTCATCACGGAAGAAGAGGGAGAGCGCGTGCTTCGAGAAACTCCTGGAGCTCTG CAGGAATCTGTTCTGGAAGGACCCATCATTCGAGAAATCAAATCAGAGATCTTCGATGCGGATATGTCCGAGGACGAAGTTCCTGGGTCTGTTCTCGTGGATGAAGAAGGGGATGAGGAGTACGTTCCTCCCACGATCACTGTGGTCAAAACCTCCGCTGCCGCCATCGCTGCTAAGAAAAAAGTTCCATCCAAAAGTAGAATCACTTTGACGAGTGGGGACGGACAAATTATTAAGACTACTAAAATACTCAACGGTTTTGGTCAACAGCCTCTAAGTTCTCCGGAAAAGTTGGCGAATAATCCCAAAACGGATGACTTATCTTGTCAACTGTGCAACATCACTTTTGATCAGAAAAA GCAGAAAATCGATCACATGAGGAAGGCCCATCGCCCTCCATCTTATCCATGTGTTAGATGTGAGGTTGACTTTACTGTCAAGAAAGAATTGGATGATCATTTAGAATATACCGATTGTGGATTACAATTTAAATGTTTCCTATGCTCATATATCTGTCGAAAAACAGAAGAACTTATAATACATCAGAGAGAATCTCACTCACCGCAACAAATTGAGGAGGGTCCTTCCATAAATGATCAATTTATTCAGCAC GATCCATCTGAATATAAATGTGATCAATGTAATAGAACTTTTGGATCCAAACAAGCTAGAGGAATCCACAAAAATCGTTGTCATAGCAACGAAAAGCCCTATCCTTGTACTCTATGTCCTAAAACCTTTTCAAGAAAGATGGGTTTAATTGATCATCAAAGGATACACACAGGAGAACGTCCTTTCCAATGTGAAATGTGTGGCGccacttttaaacaaaaatcgaATTTAGCTTCACATGTTGATGGAACGCATTTAAATGTTAAACGGCACAGATGTAAAATATGTGGAGCTATGTTTAAGAGAAGAAGACTTCTTGACTATCATACTAAAGCAAAACATACGGGTGAAAAGCCACACAAGTGTGATCATTGCGACGCAA GTTTTGTCTATCCAGATCATTTTAAGGCTCATCTGAGAATTCATAGTGGAGATAAACCCTATGGATGTGAAATTTGCCATAGACGATTTGCTAGTCGGGATAATCGCAATACCCACAGGTTTACGCATTCTACCAAGAAGCAGTATGAATGTTCTGTTTGTGGTTTAGGATTTATGCGTAAACCACATCTTCTTACTCATATGAAGTCTGCTGGGCATATGCTAGATGATGGCAATGCAGAAATTATCATCAATACTCCTAAATTACCTGCACATCTGATTCCAAATCAAATTGATACTGAATCTACTACTAGCATTGTTAATCCTGGTCAGATTGTTGGT gtGGTGGAGCAGGGCACTGATGATATTGCTGTTGTCGAAGAAGACAGTGTTGGAGCGGAGtctgtatattatatgatgGACGTTTTAGATGGAAATG aatctAAAGTTCAAAGTGCCATCATAAGTATTTCGAACGCTGGAGATCCACTTGTATCTTCGATGGCTTCTTCTAACGAGGCTGTAGCAACGGCTGTTAAATCTGTAGATCAGCAATGA